Proteins from a genomic interval of Alteromonas macleodii ATCC 27126:
- the gltB gene encoding glutamate synthase large subunit: protein MSLYNPNDSRDNCGFGLIAHTHGEASHELVTTAIHGLDRMQHRGGIAADGKTGDGCGLLLQKPDAFFHAIAEENGWKLSKKYGVGMIFLSQDPVLAQAAREVLNEELEKETLSVVGWREVPVDHSVLGELALTGVPQIEQVFVNAPAGWRKRDLERRLYMIRRRAEKRLEKDPDFYVACLSGLVTIYKGLVMPKDLPAFYHDLADERMQSAICVFHQRFSTNTLPRWPLAQPFRFLAHNGEINTIKGNRDWAMARAAKFATPLIPDLKDAAPFVNTEGSDSSSLDNMLELFLAGGMDLFRAMRLLVPPAYQNNKTMDDDLRAFYEFNSMHMEPWDGPAGIVLTNGRHVACNLDRNGLRPARYVITKNGFITLASEVGIWDYEQADVIEKGRVGPGEMLAVDTYTGKIWRSTEIDEDLKARHPYKEWLDKHIRRLTPIEKLDASLIGKRVFDDDAMAVYHKLHAYSYEEIQQVVKVLAKDGQEAVGSMGDDTPMAVMSSRQRTVYDYFRQQFAQVTNPPIDPLRENHVMSLATCIGREQNVFSETSGYADRVLFDSPVLMYTDLKQLREFNPDNYYSEVVELQYAPQEGLKKAIERVCNEVEMLVKNKRAAFVILSDRNIKQNRLVIPAAMAVGAVQRRLVEKSLRCDANVVVETASARDPHHFAVLIGLGATAVYPFLAYETIEQLCEKGELDISPMQATLNYRKGINKGLYKIMSKMGISTVASYRSSKLFEAVGINNEVMKLCFKGVTSRIQGAGFDDFQQDLINLNRIAWLKRKSVDHGGLLKYVHGGEYHAYNPDVVSTLQKAVVSGNYDDYQQYAKLVNERAPAHIRDLLAINPDCDPIDISEVEAPENLFPRFDTAAMSIGALSPEAHEALAIAMNRLGGQSNSGEGGEHPSRFGTEKNSKIKQVASGRFGVTPHYLVNANVIQIKVAQGAKPGEGGQLPGDKVNKYIAQLRFSVPGVTLISPPPHHDIYSIEDLAQLIFDLKQVNPTALISVKLVSEPGVGTIATGVAKAYADLITVSGYDGGTGASPLTSVKYAGSPFELGLSETQQALIENGLRHKVRVQTDGGLKTGLDVVKAGILGAESFGFGTGPMVALGCKYLRICHLNNCATGVATQDQKLRDDHFIGLPDMVMNYFKFIAQEVREIMASMGIAKFDDLVGRTELLKVLDGITAKQNRLDLSPLLAQPKAGDHTRLFCSQTTNAPIDKGELNAQMLKDGQQAVVDGKSITLKYPIRNTDRSVGALLSGEIAKHHGNHDFEDTPIKVELTGTAGQSFGVWNAGGLHMHLEGDANDYVGKGMTGGKLVIHPPRNISYDAHDSAIMGNTCLYGATGGKLFAAGRAGERFGVRNSGAIAVVEGIGDNGCEYMTGGIVAVLGPVGVNFGAGMTGGFAYLMDDGDDLDNRVNAELVDVMPIEDKAILAEHLRGLINQHYEETGSEHSLSLLTDFAATLKRFKLIKPKTSDVKNLLGHISRSSAELRIQAQ, encoded by the coding sequence ATGAGTTTATATAATCCCAATGATTCCCGGGACAACTGTGGGTTTGGCTTAATCGCTCACACTCATGGGGAAGCCAGTCATGAATTGGTAACTACTGCAATACACGGTCTTGACCGTATGCAGCATCGTGGCGGTATCGCCGCCGACGGGAAAACCGGTGACGGCTGTGGTTTATTACTACAGAAACCGGATGCGTTCTTCCATGCAATCGCCGAAGAAAATGGCTGGAAACTCAGCAAAAAATACGGCGTGGGCATGATTTTCTTAAGTCAGGACCCGGTACTTGCGCAAGCCGCGCGTGAAGTACTTAATGAAGAACTAGAAAAAGAAACACTTTCAGTAGTGGGTTGGCGCGAAGTGCCTGTCGACCACTCAGTACTGGGTGAATTAGCGCTAACGGGTGTTCCACAAATTGAACAGGTATTTGTGAACGCGCCAGCAGGTTGGAGAAAACGCGACCTTGAGCGTCGTTTGTATATGATCCGCCGCCGCGCTGAAAAACGTCTTGAGAAAGATCCCGATTTTTACGTAGCTTGTTTGTCGGGCTTGGTAACGATCTACAAAGGCTTGGTAATGCCAAAAGATTTACCCGCCTTTTATCACGATCTTGCCGATGAGCGTATGCAAAGCGCAATTTGCGTTTTCCACCAACGCTTTTCAACAAATACACTACCACGCTGGCCGCTTGCTCAGCCTTTCCGCTTCCTTGCGCACAACGGTGAAATTAACACCATTAAAGGAAACCGCGACTGGGCCATGGCACGTGCTGCTAAATTCGCAACGCCACTTATTCCAGATCTTAAAGATGCAGCCCCTTTCGTTAATACTGAAGGATCGGACTCATCCTCGCTGGATAACATGCTGGAGCTATTCTTAGCCGGCGGTATGGATTTATTCCGTGCTATGCGGTTACTTGTTCCACCCGCCTATCAAAACAACAAGACCATGGACGATGATCTTCGTGCATTTTACGAGTTCAACTCTATGCACATGGAACCATGGGATGGCCCAGCGGGTATCGTTTTAACTAACGGTCGCCACGTTGCCTGTAACCTTGATAGAAATGGTCTACGTCCTGCACGTTACGTTATTACTAAGAACGGTTTCATTACCCTAGCCTCAGAAGTAGGTATCTGGGATTACGAGCAAGCTGACGTAATTGAAAAAGGCCGTGTAGGCCCAGGTGAAATGCTTGCTGTAGACACTTACACAGGCAAAATCTGGCGCTCTACTGAAATTGATGAAGACTTAAAAGCACGTCACCCTTATAAAGAGTGGCTAGATAAGCATATTCGTCGACTTACACCAATTGAAAAGCTTGATGCGTCATTAATTGGTAAACGCGTGTTTGACGACGATGCCATGGCGGTGTACCACAAGCTACACGCCTACAGCTATGAAGAAATTCAACAAGTTGTAAAAGTACTCGCGAAAGACGGTCAAGAAGCCGTTGGTTCAATGGGTGATGACACGCCAATGGCGGTTATGTCCTCGCGTCAACGTACGGTTTACGACTATTTCCGTCAGCAATTCGCACAGGTTACTAACCCGCCTATCGACCCGCTACGTGAAAACCACGTTATGTCGTTGGCAACCTGTATTGGCCGCGAGCAAAACGTATTTAGCGAAACCTCAGGTTACGCTGACCGCGTATTGTTTGACTCGCCAGTGCTAATGTATACCGACCTTAAGCAACTGCGCGAATTTAACCCAGACAACTACTACTCAGAAGTCGTGGAGCTTCAGTATGCGCCGCAAGAAGGTTTGAAGAAAGCCATCGAGCGCGTGTGTAACGAAGTCGAGATGCTGGTTAAAAACAAGCGTGCTGCGTTCGTTATTCTGTCTGACAGAAACATTAAACAAAATCGCTTGGTTATCCCTGCAGCAATGGCAGTTGGTGCGGTACAACGTCGCTTAGTTGAAAAGTCATTACGCTGCGATGCTAACGTTGTTGTTGAGACAGCAAGTGCCCGCGATCCACACCATTTCGCGGTGTTGATTGGCTTAGGTGCCACTGCGGTTTACCCATTCCTAGCATATGAAACTATTGAGCAGCTTTGTGAAAAAGGCGAGCTAGATATTTCTCCTATGCAGGCCACGTTGAACTACCGTAAGGGTATCAACAAAGGCTTGTACAAAATCATGTCGAAAATGGGTATTAGCACTGTTGCTAGCTACCGTAGCTCTAAACTGTTTGAAGCAGTGGGTATTAACAACGAAGTGATGAAGTTATGCTTTAAAGGTGTGACCTCACGCATTCAAGGTGCGGGCTTCGATGATTTCCAGCAAGATCTTATCAACCTAAACCGTATTGCTTGGCTTAAGCGTAAATCTGTCGATCACGGCGGCTTGCTTAAATACGTGCACGGTGGCGAATATCACGCCTATAACCCAGACGTAGTCAGTACGCTTCAAAAGGCTGTGGTGTCTGGTAACTACGACGACTACCAGCAATATGCAAAGCTTGTTAACGAGCGTGCGCCTGCGCACATTCGCGACTTGCTAGCTATAAACCCTGATTGCGACCCTATTGATATTAGTGAAGTAGAAGCACCGGAAAACTTATTCCCACGCTTTGATACTGCGGCAATGTCAATTGGTGCACTAAGCCCTGAAGCGCATGAAGCGCTAGCGATTGCCATGAACCGCCTGGGCGGTCAGTCTAACTCTGGGGAAGGTGGCGAACACCCTTCTCGCTTTGGAACTGAAAAGAACTCTAAAATTAAGCAGGTGGCTTCAGGTCGCTTTGGTGTAACGCCTCACTATTTGGTTAACGCAAACGTTATTCAAATTAAAGTGGCGCAGGGTGCAAAACCGGGTGAAGGCGGTCAGCTTCCTGGCGATAAGGTAAATAAATACATCGCACAGCTACGTTTCTCTGTGCCGGGTGTAACCCTTATTTCACCACCACCACACCACGATATTTACTCAATTGAAGATTTGGCACAGCTAATTTTCGATTTGAAACAGGTTAATCCAACGGCACTTATATCCGTTAAGCTAGTATCTGAGCCGGGTGTTGGCACCATTGCAACAGGTGTAGCGAAAGCCTATGCCGACCTTATCACCGTTTCAGGTTACGACGGCGGTACAGGTGCAAGCCCGCTAACATCAGTTAAATATGCGGGTAGTCCGTTCGAGCTTGGCTTATCTGAAACTCAGCAAGCACTTATTGAAAACGGCTTACGTCATAAAGTACGCGTTCAAACCGACGGCGGGTTGAAAACAGGCTTAGACGTAGTAAAAGCCGGTATTTTAGGTGCTGAGAGCTTTGGTTTTGGTACAGGTCCAATGGTTGCGTTAGGCTGTAAATATTTGCGTATTTGCCACTTGAACAACTGTGCGACCGGTGTTGCGACGCAGGATCAAAAACTGCGTGACGACCACTTCATTGGCTTACCTGATATGGTAATGAACTACTTCAAGTTTATTGCTCAAGAAGTGCGTGAAATCATGGCGTCTATGGGTATTGCTAAGTTCGACGACCTTGTTGGTCGCACAGAGCTACTTAAAGTTTTAGATGGCATTACCGCTAAGCAAAACCGTTTAGATTTGTCTCCGTTGCTAGCGCAGCCTAAAGCAGGCGACCATACGCGCTTATTCTGCTCACAAACGACCAACGCACCTATCGATAAAGGTGAATTGAACGCGCAGATGCTTAAAGACGGCCAGCAAGCGGTTGTTGACGGTAAATCTATTACCCTTAAATACCCAATCCGCAATACGGATCGCTCTGTCGGCGCATTGCTATCAGGTGAAATCGCTAAACACCACGGTAACCACGACTTTGAAGATACACCTATCAAAGTTGAACTTACCGGTACAGCGGGTCAGAGCTTCGGTGTGTGGAACGCTGGCGGCCTGCATATGCACCTTGAAGGTGATGCCAACGATTATGTAGGTAAAGGGATGACCGGCGGTAAGCTTGTTATTCACCCACCACGCAATATCTCTTACGACGCCCACGACAGCGCCATTATGGGTAACACCTGCCTTTACGGTGCAACAGGCGGTAAGCTGTTTGCTGCTGGCCGTGCTGGCGAGCGCTTTGGCGTACGTAACTCTGGTGCTATTGCGGTAGTTGAAGGCATTGGCGATAACGGCTGTGAATATATGACAGGCGGTATCGTGGCTGTACTTGGTCCGGTTGGTGTTAACTTCGGTGCAGGTATGACTGGTGGTTTTGCTTATCTTATGGATGATGGCGACGACCTTGATAACCGTGTAAATGCCGAACTGGTCGATGTAATGCCAATTGAAGATAAAGCGATTCTTGCTGAGCACTTACGTGGCTTAATTAATCAGCATTACGAAGAAACAGGAAGCGAGCACTCGTTGTCGTTGCTTACTGATTTCGCCGCAACGCTGAAACGCTTCAAGCTTATTAAGCCAAAAACCAGTGATGTGAAAAACTTGCTTGGTCACATCAGTCGTTCAAGTGCTGAATTACGCATTCAGGCTCAGTAG
- a CDS encoding FAD-dependent oxidoreductase — MAKNVYQFVDVERIDPPKKPIMVRKQEFAEIYQPLSQSQTEGQADRCLDCGNPYCEWKCPVHNYIPQWLSLANEGRILEAAELSHKTNSLPEVCGRVCPQDRLCEGACTLNDDFGAVTIGSIEKYITDTAFKMGWRPDMSDVVWTDKKVAIVGAGPAGLACADILVRNGVKPVVYDKYEEIGGLLTFGIPSFKLEKDVIKLRRQIFTEMGVEFVLNTEIGKDIQFQDLLDKYDAVFLGMGTYKSMQGGFDNEEVEGVHEALPFLIANTNRVMGLEKDPADYIDMKGKRVVVLGGGDTTMDCVRTSIRQGAAQVTCAYRRDEESMPGSRREVVNAKEEGVEFKFNLQPLDIAVDENGKACGVKLVKTEMGPPDANGRRRPVEVEGSEHVLEADAVIIAFGFQPSPAPWFADFGIMLDEKGRVRAPSAGKFAYQTSHPQVFAGGDMVRGSDLVVTAIDEGRKAAEGIMDYIGV, encoded by the coding sequence ATGGCAAAGAACGTATATCAATTTGTCGATGTTGAACGTATCGATCCGCCGAAAAAGCCGATCATGGTACGTAAACAAGAGTTCGCGGAAATTTATCAACCGCTGAGCCAATCTCAAACCGAAGGCCAAGCAGATCGCTGCTTGGACTGCGGTAACCCATACTGTGAATGGAAGTGTCCTGTACACAACTATATTCCACAATGGTTAAGCCTGGCGAACGAAGGCCGTATTTTGGAAGCTGCGGAACTCTCTCATAAAACCAACAGTTTGCCGGAAGTATGCGGTCGCGTATGTCCACAGGACAGACTGTGCGAAGGTGCATGTACGCTGAATGATGATTTTGGCGCTGTTACCATTGGTAGTATTGAAAAATACATTACCGATACAGCATTCAAAATGGGCTGGCGCCCAGATATGTCTGACGTGGTATGGACCGACAAGAAAGTGGCGATTGTAGGTGCAGGCCCAGCTGGTCTTGCATGTGCTGATATTCTGGTTCGTAACGGCGTTAAACCTGTTGTTTACGACAAATACGAAGAAATTGGTGGCCTACTTACATTTGGTATCCCGTCTTTTAAATTAGAGAAAGACGTGATCAAGCTACGCCGCCAAATCTTTACCGAGATGGGTGTTGAGTTCGTACTTAACACTGAAATTGGTAAAGACATACAGTTCCAGGATTTGCTTGATAAATACGATGCTGTTTTCTTAGGCATGGGTACGTACAAGTCGATGCAAGGTGGTTTCGATAACGAAGAAGTTGAAGGCGTTCACGAAGCCTTACCTTTCCTTATCGCCAACACCAATCGCGTAATGGGCCTTGAAAAAGATCCTGCTGATTACATTGATATGAAAGGCAAGCGCGTCGTTGTATTAGGTGGTGGTGATACCACCATGGACTGTGTTCGTACGTCAATTCGCCAAGGCGCTGCCCAAGTTACCTGTGCATACCGCCGTGACGAAGAAAGCATGCCAGGCTCTCGCCGCGAAGTTGTTAATGCGAAAGAAGAAGGGGTTGAGTTTAAATTCAATCTTCAGCCGCTAGACATTGCAGTAGATGAAAACGGTAAGGCATGTGGTGTTAAGCTGGTTAAAACCGAAATGGGGCCACCGGATGCCAATGGTCGCCGCCGCCCTGTTGAAGTGGAAGGTTCAGAGCACGTACTAGAAGCAGACGCGGTAATTATCGCCTTCGGCTTCCAGCCCAGCCCTGCGCCATGGTTTGCTGACTTCGGCATTATGCTTGATGAAAAAGGTCGCGTACGCGCGCCATCTGCTGGCAAATTTGCTTACCAGACCTCTCACCCGCAAGTCTTTGCCGGTGGCGATATGGTACGTGGTAGTGACTTGGTTGTTACTGCTATCGACGAAGGCCGTAAAGCCGCAGAAGGGATTATGGACTATATTGGCGTTTAA
- a CDS encoding M20/M25/M40 family metallo-hydrolase gives MRLRTGLLYGLFLVSVSYCAQAEESNALTTRSAKAVFADYLEYLTLPNVATQSATDIEKVARWTATKYSEYGFNTQLLENNGMPMLYADYMLAGKNAPTLLFYVHMDGQPVNAELWEQDSPWQPVLKIEENDSWVEKPLSLLDKDYDPNWRIFARSASHDKAPIMMLLAAINSLSTNKVTPSVNIKVLLDSNEEGGSPTLAKVIEKNKAQLSADAVVMLDGPMHPSNASTVVFGHRGATLVKLTVFGPNSDSHSTHFGNYIQNPAFMLSTLLAGMKNENGKVTIPNYYGDAPLSEETKQVLRDIPIDETALLARLGVAKSESVGGNYYESISLPSLNINGLSAASTTAVRTIIPASATASIDIRTTKEAHSSRQVKLLKDYITAKGYHIVDELPSKETRLKHEKLILIEVSPGTAALQTSLDEPVGLWAQKALESVSDEKVVVIPMMGGTVPTAPLVNSIEKPVILIPLVNADNNQHAPNENLRIGNFYSGTNALYQLLTTPYDQ, from the coding sequence ATGAGATTGCGGACAGGGCTACTTTACGGGTTATTTTTAGTTTCCGTTTCATATTGCGCCCAGGCAGAGGAAAGTAACGCACTTACCACTCGCTCGGCTAAAGCAGTGTTCGCAGACTACTTGGAATATCTCACGCTACCCAACGTTGCAACGCAATCAGCAACTGATATAGAAAAGGTTGCGCGTTGGACGGCAACGAAATACAGCGAGTATGGTTTTAATACTCAGCTGCTGGAAAACAACGGCATGCCGATGCTGTATGCTGATTACATGCTAGCTGGGAAAAATGCCCCTACCCTGCTTTTTTATGTACATATGGATGGTCAACCGGTTAACGCTGAGTTGTGGGAACAAGACAGCCCTTGGCAGCCCGTTCTAAAAATCGAAGAAAATGACAGCTGGGTTGAAAAACCACTCTCTTTACTCGATAAAGACTATGACCCTAATTGGCGTATTTTTGCGCGCTCGGCATCTCACGACAAAGCCCCAATTATGATGTTACTAGCAGCCATAAACTCACTTTCGACGAATAAGGTGACGCCATCAGTTAATATCAAAGTGCTCCTTGATTCAAACGAGGAAGGTGGCTCTCCTACCCTCGCAAAAGTGATAGAAAAAAACAAAGCGCAGCTTTCTGCAGATGCCGTAGTAATGTTAGACGGTCCCATGCATCCATCCAACGCTTCTACCGTAGTTTTCGGTCATCGCGGTGCGACACTGGTTAAGCTCACTGTTTTCGGACCAAACTCTGATAGCCATAGTACGCACTTTGGCAACTACATTCAAAACCCCGCTTTTATGCTCTCAACACTCTTAGCAGGGATGAAAAATGAAAATGGCAAGGTGACTATTCCTAATTATTACGGAGACGCTCCTCTGTCAGAAGAAACAAAACAGGTGCTTCGAGACATTCCTATTGATGAAACTGCACTATTGGCACGCCTTGGGGTAGCAAAGTCAGAGTCTGTAGGTGGCAACTACTATGAATCCATTAGTCTTCCGTCTCTAAATATCAATGGATTGAGCGCTGCAAGCACAACAGCAGTAAGGACAATCATTCCGGCTAGCGCTACAGCGTCCATCGATATTAGAACTACAAAAGAGGCTCACTCGTCCAGACAAGTTAAGCTGTTAAAAGACTATATAACAGCTAAGGGATATCACATTGTGGACGAATTGCCATCAAAAGAAACCCGTCTAAAACATGAAAAACTCATTCTTATAGAAGTTAGCCCCGGCACTGCAGCACTACAAACGTCCCTCGATGAGCCAGTTGGTCTATGGGCGCAAAAGGCACTAGAATCTGTAAGCGATGAGAAGGTTGTAGTTATTCCAATGATGGGGGGTACTGTTCCAACCGCACCGCTAGTAAACAGTATAGAGAAGCCGGTAATTCTTATTCCATTAGTCAATGCTGATAACAATCAACACGCCCCTAATGAAAACTTACGTATAGGGAACTTTTACAGTGGAACAAATGCGCTGTATCAATTACTGACCACGCCTTATGACCAGTAA
- a CDS encoding DUF2726 domain-containing protein, with the protein MELAIILMMLLIVVALGAIKLSDGGVAFPFRRKPQLFTPVEHSFLNLIEQAMGREFRIVCRVRLNDLVAVRQSANKKTASQAISRASSRQLDFVLVDKHDMSPVLAIDLVHSQGKDGYKSQKDWFVTGALDAAGLPHARIKVKSGYTVDDIRECLENKLIPYRRLQQKMAQLPTHNPEPPKRPTRPVRSSRPAAA; encoded by the coding sequence ATGGAATTGGCAATTATTCTAATGATGTTACTTATTGTCGTTGCACTGGGTGCCATAAAGTTGTCAGACGGCGGTGTCGCATTTCCATTTAGGCGAAAGCCGCAATTGTTCACCCCCGTTGAACACTCTTTTTTGAACCTTATCGAACAGGCTATGGGAAGAGAGTTTCGCATAGTGTGCCGTGTGCGTCTTAACGATTTAGTGGCGGTTCGCCAGTCTGCAAATAAAAAGACGGCAAGCCAAGCCATCAGCAGAGCTTCTAGCAGACAGCTCGACTTTGTATTAGTAGATAAACACGACATGAGTCCTGTTCTTGCTATCGACTTAGTTCATAGCCAAGGCAAAGATGGTTATAAATCACAAAAAGACTGGTTTGTAACCGGAGCACTTGATGCTGCCGGCCTTCCTCACGCAAGAATTAAAGTGAAGTCTGGTTATACCGTTGACGATATTCGCGAGTGTTTGGAAAACAAACTCATTCCTTATCGCCGTTTACAGCAAAAAATGGCACAGCTGCCAACGCATAATCCAGAGCCACCAAAGCGCCCGACTCGCCCAGTGCGTTCAAGCAGACCAGCTGCAGCTTAA
- a CDS encoding 5'-methylthioadenosine/adenosylhomocysteine nucleosidase: protein MKKIGILGAMDEEVALLKASLWNVKETQWKHLTFYEGTLNDIEVVLVKCGIGKVAAAIATTVLIEQYAPDAVVNTGSAGGFDKNLNIGDLVIASHVIHHDADLTHFGYKLGQCAGMPEDFRCDTRLMEAARSAATGITSLQSTTGLICTGDAFIGSDEAVAELRENFPDMKAVEMEGAAIGQTCHMLDTPFLVIRSLSDIAGKTSSVSFKEYLDTAAKHSAQLVMAMIKALAK, encoded by the coding sequence ATGAAAAAAATTGGTATTTTAGGTGCAATGGACGAAGAAGTTGCGCTACTTAAAGCGTCACTTTGGAATGTAAAAGAAACCCAGTGGAAGCACCTGACGTTTTACGAAGGTACACTTAACGACATAGAAGTGGTGCTAGTAAAATGCGGTATTGGTAAAGTGGCTGCAGCAATTGCTACTACTGTACTTATCGAACAGTACGCCCCTGATGCTGTTGTCAATACCGGTTCTGCCGGAGGTTTCGACAAGAATCTAAACATCGGTGATTTAGTGATCGCCAGTCACGTTATTCACCATGATGCCGATTTAACCCATTTTGGCTACAAGCTCGGTCAATGCGCAGGTATGCCTGAAGATTTCCGTTGCGATACAAGGTTAATGGAAGCCGCTCGTAGTGCTGCCACAGGCATTACGTCGCTTCAGTCGACAACAGGTTTAATCTGTACGGGCGATGCGTTTATCGGTAGCGACGAAGCTGTAGCAGAACTGCGTGAAAACTTCCCAGACATGAAAGCGGTTGAGATGGAAGGTGCAGCTATAGGTCAAACTTGCCATATGCTCGACACGCCTTTCCTTGTCATTCGTTCATTGTCGGATATTGCAGGAAAAACGTCGTCAGTGAGCTTTAAAGAGTATCTAGACACTGCCGCTAAACACTCAGCACAATTAGTTATGGCAATGATTAAGGCTCTCGCAAAATAA
- a CDS encoding cobalamin biosynthesis protein has protein sequence MTEVISDPQYQSLFVLWLAIAVDALWRWPQSTHPLTLMRYLVQQMGRKVVPSREYGRSQHYISGSLAALVLLAPLVVCVAILVYMAQYPVFFEAIILVALLDYGYQRQQYKKVLASVGRNKKSLAREMAQTITARQCDSLSDIGIAKAAIESLWLKFLYLYCGVIFYFVVAGPIGALIYRLLLLTSWQWHYRTPAMTFFAKPVRKLVYLLNVPPAVIGGLATLLVSHPIKGFRAIKRSPVKDKTSLLLALMGGVLDIKLGGPAIYANKKIRYTRVGGANEVKYSHMLTAKNTVTHAMIAVSAFASLAMLAMAVAQ, from the coding sequence ATGACAGAGGTAATTAGCGACCCGCAATACCAGTCGCTATTCGTACTTTGGCTGGCTATCGCCGTTGACGCATTATGGCGCTGGCCCCAAAGTACTCATCCATTAACGCTCATGCGCTACCTCGTTCAGCAAATGGGGCGCAAAGTGGTGCCCTCTCGCGAATACGGTAGGTCTCAGCACTATATTTCAGGCTCATTAGCCGCCCTAGTTCTTCTTGCGCCATTGGTAGTATGTGTTGCCATCTTGGTGTACATGGCCCAATACCCCGTATTCTTTGAGGCGATTATTCTTGTCGCACTGCTCGATTACGGTTACCAGCGTCAACAGTACAAAAAAGTGCTGGCGAGTGTGGGAAGAAATAAAAAATCCCTCGCACGTGAAATGGCGCAAACCATTACTGCACGTCAATGCGATTCACTTTCCGATATAGGAATTGCCAAAGCCGCGATAGAATCGCTATGGCTGAAGTTTCTTTATCTTTATTGCGGCGTCATTTTCTACTTTGTAGTGGCAGGCCCCATAGGCGCACTCATTTATCGATTGCTTTTGCTCACATCTTGGCAGTGGCATTACCGAACCCCTGCAATGACTTTCTTTGCCAAACCCGTACGCAAACTCGTTTACTTACTTAATGTGCCGCCCGCGGTCATTGGTGGTCTAGCAACACTACTGGTCAGCCATCCTATTAAAGGGTTTCGCGCCATAAAGCGCTCCCCAGTGAAAGATAAAACGTCGCTACTGCTTGCGCTTATGGGCGGTGTGCTTGATATTAAACTCGGCGGCCCAGCAATTTATGCCAACAAGAAGATTCGATACACCCGCGTGGGAGGCGCTAACGAGGTAAAGTACTCTCACATGTTGACAGCCAAAAATACCGTTACTCATGCCATGATTGCGGTTAGCGCCTTCGCATCGTTAGCTATGCTGGCAATGGCCGTGGCACAATAA
- a CDS encoding cobalamin-binding protein, whose translation MKTIFFVILSYLPLLTFANSESDAETIHLAHSDQFASADVAPSSESSALSNSVELKIVSLAPHLTEWAFSLGLGPNLVGVSDYSDYPDAAKNIKRVADFQGADIATIVALEPNLILAWDGGNKPQDIHKLSSMGLNVFSSKVENITDIASEIKRLGALTNTQKQATQLSNDFLNELAELRSKYDKSSLIPVFYYSWTAPLMTIGPNAWGNQLLNVCGAQTLFADSPVDYPQVALKDVLTRQPHALIAASKSTHSELEVFWRDHRSFLKAPLIVVDPDVTSRFSLRLINELKVLCKGIKESA comes from the coding sequence ATGAAAACCATTTTTTTTGTAATTTTAAGCTATTTACCTCTTCTCACATTTGCTAACTCAGAATCAGATGCCGAGACAATACACCTAGCTCATTCAGATCAATTTGCTTCTGCCGATGTTGCACCAAGCTCGGAATCAAGCGCCTTATCAAATTCCGTCGAGCTAAAGATAGTCAGCCTTGCGCCCCACCTTACCGAATGGGCATTTAGTTTGGGCTTAGGCCCTAACCTTGTAGGTGTAAGCGACTATAGCGACTATCCTGACGCCGCGAAAAATATTAAGCGGGTGGCGGATTTTCAAGGTGCCGATATCGCTACCATTGTGGCGTTAGAACCTAATTTAATTCTTGCATGGGATGGAGGCAATAAGCCGCAAGATATCCATAAGCTTTCCTCGATGGGTCTAAACGTATTTAGCAGTAAGGTCGAAAATATCACTGATATAGCCAGCGAAATTAAAAGGCTTGGGGCACTTACAAATACGCAAAAGCAGGCGACCCAGCTCTCCAATGATTTTCTCAACGAACTAGCCGAACTTCGAAGTAAATACGACAAATCCTCGCTTATACCAGTATTTTATTATTCGTGGACTGCTCCACTTATGACCATCGGTCCCAACGCGTGGGGTAACCAACTGCTGAATGTGTGTGGTGCTCAAACATTATTTGCAGACAGCCCTGTAGACTATCCTCAAGTCGCATTAAAAGATGTACTTACTCGCCAACCTCATGCACTCATTGCGGCATCTAAAAGTACGCATTCAGAACTTGAGGTATTCTGGCGTGATCATCGCTCTTTCCTCAAAGCCCCCTTAATTGTTGTGGATCCAGACGTCACCAGTCGGTTTTCATTGCGATTAATAAATGAACTAAAAGTACTCTGTAAAGGTATTAAAGAAAGCGCATAA